GCAACCGCGCCAACCTGGTCGGCCAGGTCAGCTACCCGATCGTGCGTCCGGGCTGGTTCTTCACGCCGAAGATGATCCTGCACGCCACCCAGTACGACCTGGACAGCACGGCCAGCGGCGCCGACAGCAAGATCTCGCGCGTGCTGCCGACGGTCTCGCTGGACAGCGGCCTGGTGTTCGAGCGCGAGGCCTCGTTCTTCGGGCGCGCCGCCACCCAGACGCTGGAGCCGCGCCTGTTCTACGTGCGCACGCCGTACAAGGACCAGAGCGCGATTCCGAACTTCGACACCGGCATCGCCGGTTTCAACTACGCCCAGCTGTTTACCGAGAACCGCTTCGTCGGCGCCGACAAGGTGTCCGACGCCAACCAGCTGACCGCCGCCATCGTCTCGCGCTTCATCGAGAGCAGCGGCGTCGAGCGCTTGCGCCTGGCCGTCGGCAGCCGCTATTATTTCAGCGATCCGCGCGTGCGCCTGGACACCAGCGAAGCGCCGAACGTGACCCGTTCGGACGCGCTGCTGGCCGCCTCCGGCCGCATTTCCGAAACCTGGAGCTTCGACAGCGGCGTACAATACGATGCGCAGGCGCGCAGCCTGTACAGCATGAACTACGGCGTGCAGTACCAGCCGGCGCCGATGAAGGTGGTCAACGTCGAATACCGTTATCAACGCGACACCGTCGGCAACGCCACCGGTTTCCGCAACGCCGACATCTCGGGCCAGTGGCCGCTGACGCAGCGCTGGTACGGCGTGACCCGGGTCAGCTATTCGCTGCGCGACCGCAAGCTGCTCGAGAGCCTCGTCGGACTCGAGTACAAGGCCGATTGCTGGGTGTTCCGGATGGGCGTGCAGCGCTTCGTGACCGCTTCCCAGACGATCTCGACGCCGGCCTTCTTCCAGCTCGAGCTCAACGGCTTGTCGCGCCTGGGATTCGGCAACCCGCTCGAAACCTTCAACAAGAGCATTCCCGGCTACACCCGGCTGAACTCCAACGTCGGCCGCCCCTGACCGGGCCCTGGACAACTAGAACCCTGAAATGAGTGCTTTCCTGACTATGCGTACCACCCGTTTGCACCTGCCCGCACTGAAAACGCACCACATCAAGCTGGCGGCGGCGCTGCTGTGCGCCGTCGCGGCCGGCGACGTCCTGGCCCAGGCCGCAACCCGTCCCGCGGCGCCGGCCGCCAAGCCGGGCGCCGCCGCGCCGGCCGCCGCGCCCGCACCGGCCGCCGCCGCCGCGGCAAAGCCGTCCACCGGTTTCCTGCCGCCGGCGTCCAGCGACGCCAAGGTGATCGATTCCGTGTACGTGATCGTCAACGACGAAGTCATCACCAAGCGCGAAGTCGACCTGCGCGTGGCCGAGATCACCCAGCAGGCGCGCGCCAGCCAGGCGCAGTTGCCGGATGCCGACACCCTGCGCCGCCAGGTGGTCGAATCGATGATCACCCAGCGCGCCCAGATCCAGCTGGCCAAGGAGATGGGCGTGCGCGTCGACGACACCACGCTCGACCGCGCCATCGGCCGCATCGCCGAAGGCCAGAAGATGAGCGTGCAGGAGATGCGCAACCAGATCGAGAAGGAGGGCCTGACCTTCGCCGCGTTCCGCGAGCAGATCCGCAACGAGATCATGACGCAGCGCCTGGTCGAGCACGAGGTCGACAGCAAGCTGCAGGTCTCGGAAGCCGAGATCGACACCTACCTGGCCGCCGAAAAGGCCGCCGCCGCCGACCGCGTCGAGATGGACCTGGCGCAGATCCTGGTGCGCATCCCGGAAAACGCCTCGCCCGAGCAGATCGCGGCGCGCAAGGCGCGCGCCGACGAGGTGGCGCGCCAGCTGCGCACCGGCGCCGACTTCGGCAAGATGGCCGCGACCTACTCCGACGCCCCGGATGCGCTCAAGGGCGGCGCCATCGGCTGGCGCGAGCCGGAGCGCCTGCCGACGGTGTTCTCCACCGAGCTGCGCAAGCTGAAGGCCGGCCAGGTGACCCCGGTCGTGCGCACCAACGTCGGCTTCCACATCCTCAAGCTGATCGATGTGCGTCCGCTCAAGAGCGCCGCCCAGCAGGCCGAACAGGCCGTGGTCGAGCAGACCCACGCGCGCCACATCATGATGAAGGTGACGCCGGCCATGAACGAGGACGAGGTGCGCAAGCGCCTGCTCGATTTCAAGGCGAAGATCGAGGCCAAGCAGGCCAATTTCGAGGACATCGCGCGCCAGTCGTCGCAGGACAGCTACGCATCGAAGGGCGGCGACATGGGCTGGCTGTTCCCCGGCGACACGGTGCCGGAACTCGAGGAGGCGATGAAGACCTTGAAGCCGGGCGAGATCTCGGGTGTGGTGAAGTCGCAGTTCGGCTTCCACATCGTGCAGGTCATCGAGCGCAAGAGCGAAGACGTGTCCAAGGAAAAGGAACGTTCGGCCGCGCGCCAGGTGCTGACCGAGCGCAAGCGCGGCGAAGCGCTGGAAGACTGGAGCCGCCAGATCCGCGACCGCGCCTACGTCGAGTTCCGCGAGGACAAGTAAGGCCATGGCGACGGCAGGCACGCGCCCGACGCTGGCGCTCACCGTCGGCGAGCCGGCCGGCATCGGTCCGGAAATCGCGATCCGCGCCGCCTGGGCGCTGCGCCAGGACGCGCGCTGCGTGCTGGTGGGCGACGCCGCCTTCCTGGCGCTCACGGCCAGCCTGATCGATCCGGCGATGCGCCTGTCCGCGATCTCGACCCTGGCGCTGCGCCACAGCGGCCTGCCGCACTTCGGCCCGGATGTGATTGCGGTGATCGACGTGCCGCTCGACGCCCACGTGACGCCGGGTACGCTCGATGCCGCCAACGGCCGCGCCGTGCTGGCCACGCTCGACCTGGCGGTCGAGGGCGTGGGGGCCGGCTGGTTCGACGCCATCGTCACCGCGCCGCTGCAGAAGAGCACCATCAACGACGCCGGCATCGCGTTTTCCGGCCATACCGAATACCTGGCCGACAAGACCGGCACGCCGAAGGTCGTCATGATGCTGGCCGGCGCCATGGCGCCGGATGCAGGGGTGGAGGAGGATGGGCGCACGCCCTGGCTGCGCGTGGCGCTGGCCACCACCCACCTGGCGCTCAAGGACGTGCCCGCCGCCATCACCCACGACAGCCTGGCCCGGGTGCTGGCCATCCTGCACGCCGACCTGCAGGACAAGTTCGGCATCGCGGCGCCGCGCATCCTGGTGACCGGCCTGAACCCGCATGCCGGGGAAAACGGTTACCTGGGGCGCGAAGAGATCGACGTCATCGAACCGGTGCTGCAGGCGGCGCGCGCGCGCGGCGTCGATGCGCGCGGCCCGTATCCGGCCGATACCCTGTTCCAGCCCAAGTACCTGCGCGACGCCGATGCCGTGCTGGCCATGTACCACGACCAGGGCTTGCCGGTGCTCAAGCACGCCACCTTCGGCAGGGGCGTGAACATCACCCTCGGCCTGCCCTTGATCCGCACCTCGGTCGACCACGGCACCGCGCTCGACCTGGCCGCGCAAGGCCTGGGCCTGGCCGATTGCGGCAGCATGGAAGAGGCGATCCGCGTCGCCGTGGCCATGGTGCTGGCGCGCGCCGGCACCCTGCGCGTTTCCTGAACGCGCACAACCATAGAAAAACAAGCATGAAACACGTAGCCCGCAAGCGCTTCGGCCAGAATTTCCTGACCGACGACCATGTCCTCCACGACATCATCGATGCCATCGGCCCGCGCCAGGGCGACACCATGGTCGAGATCGGCCCCGGCCTGGCGGCGATGACAGCGCTGCTGCTCAAGGAGCTCGACCACATGCACGTGGTGGAACTCGACCGCGACCTAGTGGCGCGCCTGGAAAAAGCCTATCCGCGCGAACGCCTGACGATCCACGCCGGCGACGCGCTGAAATTCGACTTCGGATCGATCCCGGTGGCGGAAGGGAAGAAACTGCGCGTGGTCGGCAACCTGCCGTACAACATCTCCAGCCCGCTGCTGTTCCACCTGGCCGAGTTCGCGTACCTGATCGAGGACCAGCATTTCATGCTGCAGAAGGAGGTGGTGGAGCGCATGGTGGCCGAGCCCGGCACCAAGGCCTACAGCCGTTTGTCGGTGATGCTGCAATGGCGCTACGACATGGCGATGCTGTTCGTGGTGCCGCCGACCGCCTTCGATCCGCCGCCGCGGGTCGATTCCGCCATCGTGCGCATGGTGCCGACCCGGCGCCGCCTGCCCGCCGACGCCGCCACGCTGGAAGCGGTGGTGACGAAAGCGTTTTCCCAGCGTCGCAAGGTGATCCGCAACTGCGTGGCCGGCATGTTCACCGAACAGCAGCTGGGCGAGGCCGGTATCGATCCGGGCGCGCGCCCGGAAGCGGTGGCGCTGGAGCAGTATGTCGCGCTGGCCAACATCCTGAAGCCGGTCACCGAATAAAACCCCCCCATCGTTCCAGCACTGTCCCCGCCTGCGCGGGGGACGGTGCTGCGGCGCCTCGTTCGCGCCAGCTCTGCTGCACCGCAAAATCCCGTTTTTTGCGCTCCATCCCGCGTTTTTCGCCGTTCGTCGCAGCTCCCTGGATCGCTTGCGGCCAGGCGCCTAGAGTGACGCCATCGACAGCCGCAAGGCGTCCCTCACGAACGAAGCGAAACCCAAGGAGCCGTACATGAACGTCCTCAAACACATGGAAGTGATCTTCCTGACCGCCGTGGTCCTGGCTGGCGTCACCAGCTACGCCAGCGCCGCGATCCCGGCACCACGCCAGCACGTCACGGTGCAGAACGCGAGCGCTGCGCAACAGGTGGCCGTGATAACCGTCACCGCCAAGCGCCTGAGCGCCGCCGAAAAGGCCCGCCTGTGAATCGTGGATAAAAAAAAGCCCGCTTTTGAGGGCGGGCTTAAATCCAATTCTTTTTAAGGAGAGTTGGAGGAGACAAGAGTTAGTATGCTGCACGACAGCATATCAGTCAAATTTTTATTGATGATAGTCGATATCACCAGCTTCCATATCTCAGCCATACCCTCCAGGCGATACTCAGCTGTTGCTCAGCTATTGTTAACGCAATTCACGTTCACGTTGCTGACGCTGCCCGCGGTCTCGACCGCATCGTCGATGGTGCCCACATTGTTGGTCACGGTGCAGGTCTGGCCGGTCGGTTGCGTCAGCACGGTCACGCCGTAGGTGCTGCCGTAAGCCGATTTGAGGCTCAGCACATACGAGGTCGACCCTTTCGCTGGCGCAGCGGTGGCACCGGCGGTGCTGCCGTTGGTCAGCACCAGTCCATCGCCGGTCAGGTTGGTGATCGAGCCGCCGACGTTGAAGCCGTTGATCACGCAGGCATAGCGCACGTCGATCGACGCGAACTGGCCGGCGGTCGCCTTGGCCGGAAACTGCGTCGAATACACCGAACAGGTCTGGTGCTTCGGCTGCGCGCCCACGGCCGTGGTGGCGCCGGTGGAATCGAGGACCTGCCCTTTCGGGATCACGTCGTAGCTGTCGCCATACGAGATCTGGTTCGGAAACACCGCAGTCACTTCGGCGCCGGCCGTGGCCGGCGGACTGATTGCCAGGTCCTGCCCGCCGGTGCTCAGCACCAGGCCGGGATAGACCACGCCATACACCGTGACATTGATTGGAAAGGTGGCCTTGCCGCCACCGCAGGAGGCCAGCGTCAGCGATGCCGCCAGGACCAGCGCGCCACGCGCGAGGGAAAACTTCATGTGCTTCTCCAAGGGTTAAGCGCTGGCTGCGCAGTTGACGCTGACGGTGGTCACGTTGACCGCTCCCACGATGCCGCTGCCGTTGGCGACCGTGCAGGTCTGGCCGGACGGTTGCTGCAGGATGGTGACGCCGTACGGACCATCTTCGTTCACCTTGTCCATGGTGACGGTGGTGGCGCCGGCATTGACTGTCTTGCGGTCCGAACCGTTGAGCACCACCAGTCCGCTGCCGGTGAGGCCGTTGATCGCGACGATCAGGTCGTGCTGATTGATGGTGCAGCTCACTATTGCCCGATTGTAGGTATAGTAATTGGCGCGCGCTTCGCCGTTGGTGATCGTGCATGACGAGACGTTCGACGGCAGGACGTCCTTGCCGGAAGCATCCTTCTTCACCGCGATCTTGAACTTGTCGTCGGTCGACA
The genomic region above belongs to Massilia forsythiae and contains:
- the pdxA gene encoding 4-hydroxythreonine-4-phosphate dehydrogenase PdxA, which produces MATAGTRPTLALTVGEPAGIGPEIAIRAAWALRQDARCVLVGDAAFLALTASLIDPAMRLSAISTLALRHSGLPHFGPDVIAVIDVPLDAHVTPGTLDAANGRAVLATLDLAVEGVGAGWFDAIVTAPLQKSTINDAGIAFSGHTEYLADKTGTPKVVMMLAGAMAPDAGVEEDGRTPWLRVALATTHLALKDVPAAITHDSLARVLAILHADLQDKFGIAAPRILVTGLNPHAGENGYLGREEIDVIEPVLQAARARGVDARGPYPADTLFQPKYLRDADAVLAMYHDQGLPVLKHATFGRGVNITLGLPLIRTSVDHGTALDLAAQGLGLADCGSMEEAIRVAVAMVLARAGTLRVS
- the rsmA gene encoding 16S rRNA (adenine(1518)-N(6)/adenine(1519)-N(6))-dimethyltransferase RsmA, which produces MKHVARKRFGQNFLTDDHVLHDIIDAIGPRQGDTMVEIGPGLAAMTALLLKELDHMHVVELDRDLVARLEKAYPRERLTIHAGDALKFDFGSIPVAEGKKLRVVGNLPYNISSPLLFHLAEFAYLIEDQHFMLQKEVVERMVAEPGTKAYSRLSVMLQWRYDMAMLFVVPPTAFDPPPRVDSAIVRMVPTRRRLPADAATLEAVVTKAFSQRRKVIRNCVAGMFTEQQLGEAGIDPGARPEAVALEQYVALANILKPVTE
- a CDS encoding peptidylprolyl isomerase, which produces MRTTRLHLPALKTHHIKLAAALLCAVAAGDVLAQAATRPAAPAAKPGAAAPAAAPAPAAAAAAKPSTGFLPPASSDAKVIDSVYVIVNDEVITKREVDLRVAEITQQARASQAQLPDADTLRRQVVESMITQRAQIQLAKEMGVRVDDTTLDRAIGRIAEGQKMSVQEMRNQIEKEGLTFAAFREQIRNEIMTQRLVEHEVDSKLQVSEAEIDTYLAAEKAAAADRVEMDLAQILVRIPENASPEQIAARKARADEVARQLRTGADFGKMAATYSDAPDALKGGAIGWREPERLPTVFSTELRKLKAGQVTPVVRTNVGFHILKLIDVRPLKSAAQQAEQAVVEQTHARHIMMKVTPAMNEDEVRKRLLDFKAKIEAKQANFEDIARQSSQDSYASKGGDMGWLFPGDTVPELEEAMKTLKPGEISGVVKSQFGFHIVQVIERKSEDVSKEKERSAARQVLTERKRGEALEDWSRQIRDRAYVEFREDK